Proteins found in one Paenibacillus borealis genomic segment:
- a CDS encoding LacI family DNA-binding transcriptional regulator: protein MGKITIKDVAREAGVSISTVSNALNDVDVLNPETKSHVLKVAQRLNYVPNLNGKLLKSGTTKMLGFFTTSVSGPYFYKLVESMARQCDRLGYGLNVFVTKDKQVVMSNILGRRVDGVIIYEELGIDEKDIAAMKKDKIKAVFLDRVLEDEGMGSIIFDSFESGYEATKYLIGLGHKKIAYISGVDTMFDSVQRKEGYLAALRQYQLPVDEDYIIQGYFEEDSTYNAVKAFMRVHPEKLPDAFLAGNDISAIGCIQALKSYGYEVPEDVSVMGFDDIDIAPYYSPPLTTVRNQIARQGMLAIDHLVRMIQEKEQGAVQKLQGELVVRGSSHVKMDRNDRP, encoded by the coding sequence ATGGGAAAGATAACAATCAAAGATGTGGCCAGAGAAGCAGGCGTCTCCATCTCCACGGTATCCAACGCTTTGAATGACGTGGATGTGCTCAACCCGGAGACCAAATCCCATGTGCTGAAGGTGGCCCAGCGCCTGAATTATGTTCCGAACCTGAACGGTAAGCTGCTGAAGTCCGGTACGACGAAGATGCTTGGTTTTTTCACCACAAGTGTGTCAGGTCCATACTTTTATAAGCTGGTAGAATCCATGGCCCGTCAGTGCGACCGCCTGGGTTATGGCTTGAATGTATTTGTTACCAAGGACAAACAAGTGGTCATGAGCAACATTCTCGGACGGCGCGTGGATGGTGTCATTATCTACGAGGAGCTTGGCATCGATGAGAAGGACATTGCCGCGATGAAGAAAGACAAGATTAAGGCGGTATTTCTGGACCGGGTGCTGGAGGACGAGGGTATGGGGAGCATCATTTTTGATTCTTTTGAGTCAGGCTATGAGGCTACAAAGTATTTAATCGGCCTGGGGCATAAGAAAATTGCCTACATCTCCGGCGTAGATACGATGTTCGACAGTGTGCAGCGTAAGGAAGGTTATCTGGCCGCACTCCGCCAATATCAGCTTCCGGTGGATGAGGATTATATTATTCAGGGTTATTTTGAGGAAGACAGTACTTATAATGCCGTGAAGGCCTTTATGCGCGTGCATCCGGAGAAACTGCCTGATGCCTTCCTGGCCGGTAATGATATCAGTGCAATCGGCTGTATTCAGGCGCTTAAGAGCTACGGTTATGAAGTGCCGGAGGATGTCAGTGTAATGGGCTTCGATGATATTGATATCGCTCCATACTACTCGCCGCCGCTCACGACAGTGAGGAATCAGATCGCAAGGCAGGGCATGCTGGCGATTGACCATCTGGTGCGCATGATTCAAGAGAAAGAGCAAGGTGCCGTACAGAAATTGCAGGGTGAACTTGTTGTAAGAGGCTCAAGCCATGTAAAGATGGACCGGAATGACCGCCCATAA
- a CDS encoding MATE family efflux transporter: protein MKQELSNQYYLESAPMKKAIFHLSVPMMIGMSVGTVYNVINAYFIGLLHNTGMLTAITLGLPIFTVLMAFGNVFGVGGGTFVTRLAGEKDTEKGKRIAGYTFYASIIAGIVIAILALLAINPLTRLLGADAATFDYTKTYALTMFAGGFAIVLNFALEQLVRAEGASKESMYGIFISTALSLIFDPLFILILGWHVAGAALAMCLANLGSALYYLYYLEKRSQNLRGFLKHFRISLQDKLEIYKVGISELLQCAFLIVTTLLLNNYSIQYGENVVAGFGVALRIVQIPEFLSMGLFLGLIPLFAFNYASRNSARLMSGIKYSFAYIASIAVVFVSLVYVFRGPILHLFSSDSSVISMGTYILAAMLISALFNGFTGLFMSIFQATGQGAQAGIMAVTQGVLYIPVIIVLHYFFGLHGVIWSMTVTEVTTSLLGVILFLGFNRKLGKLGSVDDPEGVAPVASV, encoded by the coding sequence ATGAAACAAGAATTGTCCAATCAATATTATCTGGAGTCCGCTCCAATGAAGAAGGCTATATTCCATTTGTCGGTTCCCATGATGATCGGAATGTCGGTCGGAACGGTCTACAATGTGATCAATGCGTATTTCATCGGTTTGCTGCATAATACGGGGATGCTGACGGCGATTACGCTGGGCTTGCCGATCTTTACCGTCCTGATGGCCTTCGGCAATGTATTCGGAGTGGGCGGCGGAACCTTCGTGACCCGGCTGGCCGGGGAGAAGGATACGGAGAAGGGCAAGCGGATCGCCGGTTATACCTTCTACGCAAGCATTATCGCCGGTATCGTTATCGCAATACTGGCTCTGCTGGCGATTAATCCGCTCACCCGGCTGCTTGGTGCGGATGCGGCAACCTTTGATTACACGAAGACCTATGCCCTGACGATGTTCGCCGGAGGTTTCGCAATTGTGCTTAACTTTGCGCTCGAACAGCTGGTCCGCGCGGAGGGGGCGTCGAAGGAGTCGATGTACGGCATTTTCATCAGCACGGCACTCAGCCTGATCTTTGACCCGCTGTTTATCTTGATTCTGGGCTGGCATGTGGCTGGAGCGGCGCTGGCGATGTGCCTGGCTAACCTCGGATCGGCACTCTATTATCTCTATTATCTGGAGAAACGGAGTCAGAATCTGAGGGGATTCCTGAAGCATTTCAGAATATCCCTGCAGGATAAGCTGGAGATCTATAAAGTCGGCATCTCGGAGCTGCTGCAATGCGCTTTTCTGATCGTGACCACACTGCTGCTTAATAACTATTCCATCCAGTATGGTGAGAATGTCGTAGCCGGGTTCGGGGTGGCGCTGAGAATTGTGCAGATTCCCGAGTTCCTGTCGATGGGGCTTTTCCTGGGCCTGATCCCGCTCTTCGCCTTTAACTATGCCAGCAGGAACAGCGCCAGACTTATGTCCGGTATTAAGTATTCTTTTGCCTATATCGCAAGCATTGCGGTAGTGTTTGTAAGTCTGGTCTATGTGTTTAGAGGACCTATCCTGCATTTGTTCTCCAGCGATAGCTCGGTGATCAGTATGGGAACTTACATCCTGGCAGCCATGCTCATTTCTGCGCTGTTCAATGGTTTTACCGGTCTATTCATGAGCATTTTCCAGGCTACGGGCCAAGGTGCACAGGCGGGGATTATGGCGGTTACGCAAGGCGTGCTCTATATTCCGGTGATTATCGTGCTGCATTATTTCTTCGGCCTGCATGGTGTGATCTGGTCCATGACCGTTACCGAGGTGACCACCAGTCTCCTGGGTGTGATCCTGTTCCTCGGCTTCAACCGGAAGCTGGGGAAATTGGGTAGTGTAGACGATCCGGAGGGTGTTGCTCCGGTGGCGTCGGTGTGA
- a CDS encoding MarR family winged helix-turn-helix transcriptional regulator has protein sequence MTEPILHTPYSDLIREIGLKLKSSADTRLNELGLNSAQGRMIGYIYENQDKGVIQKDLAEQFKRRGASITSMLQGLEKKGYIARVTDEKDERQKKLTVLEKGVVLVEEFNLMFSDVEAGITLQLSKEEAATLLLLLSKVNQSL, from the coding sequence ATGACCGAACCCATTTTGCATACACCGTATTCAGATTTGATCCGTGAGATTGGACTCAAGCTTAAGAGCTCTGCTGATACCCGGCTGAACGAGCTGGGACTGAATTCTGCGCAAGGCCGGATGATCGGATATATCTATGAGAATCAGGACAAAGGCGTAATCCAGAAGGATCTGGCGGAGCAGTTCAAACGGCGCGGGGCCAGTATCACCAGCATGCTCCAGGGCCTGGAGAAGAAAGGCTATATCGCGCGCGTCACTGATGAGAAGGATGAGCGGCAGAAGAAGCTGACCGTATTGGAGAAGGGAGTTGTCCTGGTGGAGGAGTTCAACCTGATGTTCTCGGATGTCGAAGCCGGCATTACCCTGCAGCTCAGCAAGGAGGAGGCAGCCACATTATTGTTGCTGCTGTCCAAAGTTAATCAAAGCCTGTAA
- a CDS encoding SDR family oxidoreductase → MSTNTAAQTIFITGTSSGLGKLTAIHFAKMGWNVAATLRTPENEQELRQYGNIRLFKLDVTDLDQVRTAVDAAIEAFGKIDVVVNNAGMGTYGPLELAAEKDIDWQFAVNTRGPINVIRAFLPHFRQNGGGMFINISSFMGVTTAVPLGSLYNMSKFALEGLTEGLYYELKPLNIELRLIEQGGSSGNNFTNNIIWNRDEKITVYDEMMDKLSALMGNRDNSQLDDPQEIVDAIADLATGVNSKFRTVIGAAGNSLMALRNSVPIEEYLETMAQNNR, encoded by the coding sequence ATGTCTACTAATACAGCAGCTCAAACGATTTTCATTACAGGCACCAGTTCGGGGCTCGGTAAGCTTACGGCGATTCATTTTGCCAAAATGGGCTGGAATGTTGCCGCCACCCTGCGTACACCGGAGAATGAGCAGGAGCTGCGCCAGTACGGGAATATCAGACTGTTCAAGCTGGATGTTACGGATCTTGACCAGGTGAGAACCGCAGTTGATGCGGCGATCGAGGCTTTTGGCAAAATAGATGTTGTCGTCAATAATGCCGGAATGGGCACCTATGGACCGCTTGAGCTGGCTGCTGAGAAGGATATCGATTGGCAATTCGCCGTCAATACCCGCGGGCCGATCAATGTGATCCGGGCGTTCCTGCCGCACTTCCGGCAGAATGGCGGAGGCATGTTCATTAACATCAGCTCTTTCATGGGCGTGACAACCGCTGTACCGCTCGGCTCCCTCTATAATATGTCCAAATTCGCGCTGGAAGGATTAACGGAAGGTCTGTACTACGAGCTGAAGCCGCTGAATATTGAGCTGAGACTTATCGAGCAAGGCGGTTCTTCCGGCAATAACTTCACGAATAATATTATCTGGAACAGAGATGAGAAGATTACGGTGTACGATGAGATGATGGATAAACTGAGTGCGCTTATGGGGAACCGTGATAACAGTCAACTGGATGATCCGCAAGAAATTGTAGATGCGATAGCAGACCTGGCCACCGGGGTAAACAGCAAATTCCGGACGGTGATCGGCGCTGCGGGGAACAGCTTAATGGCGCTGCGTAATTCCGTGCCAATTGAAGAGTATCTGGAGACCATGGCACAGAATAACCGCTAA
- a CDS encoding TetR/AcrR family transcriptional regulator, with protein MFDNYNKVQQAVLETTLGLIIEKELQATSMSLIAKKSGISTGSIYHYFESKEDIINELYKGIVTFNGHKVLDGIYTDEPIRNRLERAWRNLITLSLEYPQGFQFIEQYSFSPYIKDEVKQAVYEGGWCHPLEKLYAEAVQQKLFADMDPKFMVQMHYGSIVYVVKSALNHYLTISDEVIEGLIASCWQSVSL; from the coding sequence ATGTTTGATAACTATAACAAGGTTCAGCAGGCCGTCCTGGAAACGACGCTTGGTCTGATTATTGAGAAGGAGCTGCAGGCGACTTCCATGTCGCTGATTGCCAAGAAATCCGGGATCTCTACCGGAAGTATTTATCATTATTTTGAGAGTAAAGAAGACATTATTAATGAACTGTATAAGGGGATCGTTACTTTTAACGGGCATAAAGTGCTTGATGGTATCTATACCGATGAGCCCATACGCAACCGCCTGGAGCGGGCCTGGAGGAATCTGATTACTCTGTCACTGGAGTATCCGCAGGGCTTCCAATTTATTGAGCAGTATTCGTTCTCGCCCTATATTAAAGATGAAGTTAAGCAAGCTGTCTATGAGGGCGGCTGGTGCCACCCGCTGGAGAAGCTCTACGCCGAAGCCGTCCAGCAGAAGCTGTTCGCCGATATGGACCCCAAATTCATGGTGCAGATGCATTACGGCTCCATCGTCTATGTTGTCAAAAGCGCATTGAACCATTATCTGACCATCAGCGATGAGGTGATCGAAGGTCTGATTGCTTCCTGCTGGCAGAGCGTGAGCCTGTAA
- a CDS encoding YheC/YheD family protein, with protein MPVKPVLSGKSKWYKTKLLLRNNTIKPFIPDTRRFTRRNLEQMIHSYGMIYVKPEQGTYGNGVIRAERGERQGYTYQYEETLRHFDTFEAFHNSLAKKIGRRSYLIQKGIHLLKHHGRRFDIRVMVQLSPKGVWEATGIIGRLGHPRKIVTNYHSGGKPTAVEQLLSTHLSAGQLVQLKGELNRLGTRIAAQLQKTYPRHRQFGVDVGLDRSLKPWIIEVNMNPDPYIFNQLKDKSIYRRVMRYRNFGLKL; from the coding sequence GTGCCAGTCAAGCCGGTTCTATCAGGAAAGAGTAAATGGTACAAGACCAAGCTGCTGCTTAGGAATAATACAATTAAGCCCTTCATCCCGGATACCCGGAGATTCACCAGACGCAATCTGGAGCAGATGATTCACAGCTACGGAATGATCTATGTTAAGCCGGAGCAGGGAACCTATGGCAACGGGGTTATCCGCGCTGAACGGGGAGAGCGGCAGGGGTATACGTATCAGTACGAGGAGACACTACGCCATTTCGATACGTTTGAGGCTTTTCATAACAGTCTCGCGAAGAAGATCGGCAGAAGGAGCTATCTGATTCAAAAAGGCATCCATCTGCTGAAGCATCACGGGCGCCGTTTCGATATCCGGGTGATGGTGCAGCTTAGCCCCAAGGGCGTCTGGGAAGCTACCGGGATCATTGGCCGCCTGGGGCATCCGCGCAAAATAGTGACCAATTACCACAGCGGCGGCAAACCGACCGCAGTGGAGCAATTGCTCTCAACTCATCTGTCGGCCGGGCAGCTTGTGCAGCTGAAAGGAGAGCTGAACCGGCTGGGTACACGCATCGCGGCTCAACTGCAGAAGACCTATCCGCGCCACCGGCAGTTCGGTGTAGATGTCGGTCTCGACCGGAGCTTGAAGCCGTGGATTATTGAAGTGAACATGAATCCTGACCCTTATATTTTTAATCAGCTCAAGGATAAGTCGATCTACCGCAGAGTCATGAGATACCGGAATTTCGGGTTGAAACTATAA
- a CDS encoding DUF6492 family protein: MSDASENVTKSGPSIDVLIPAIEKDLATLPHVIDSLRRYVRHPISHIYIVSPNSSKIRKLCSRKNCVFVDETTVLPFTKKAIRYSSSRWNRSGWLYQQLLKMNGDHICREKFFLVVDADTVLIRPHRFRSGGKSIFYCRNWSQPEYFRTYRKLLGAAAPSPKSFVTHYMLFESAKLASLKRTIEARHGMPWHAAILRSINKKRQFGFSEFETYANYVYSRNSAAVLLRNANNKSLSTPVAALGQERIQRLARTYRSLSFHQRKGYSTPAKP; the protein is encoded by the coding sequence ATGTCAGATGCTTCGGAAAATGTAACAAAAAGCGGCCCTTCAATCGATGTCCTGATCCCGGCTATTGAAAAAGATCTCGCTACCCTCCCCCATGTGATCGACAGTCTCCGCCGCTACGTCCGCCACCCTATCAGCCATATTTATATTGTCTCGCCGAACAGCAGCAAGATCAGGAAGCTGTGCTCCCGCAAAAATTGTGTCTTTGTCGATGAAACTACCGTTCTGCCGTTCACAAAAAAAGCTATCCGCTACTCCTCTTCCCGCTGGAACCGTTCCGGCTGGCTGTACCAGCAGCTGCTTAAGATGAACGGTGATCATATTTGCCGCGAGAAATTTTTCCTGGTGGTTGATGCGGATACAGTGCTGATTCGTCCCCATCGTTTCCGTTCCGGCGGGAAAAGCATCTTTTATTGCCGCAACTGGAGCCAACCGGAATATTTCCGCACCTACCGGAAGCTGCTCGGCGCCGCCGCTCCCTCCCCTAAGTCTTTTGTTACACACTATATGCTGTTCGAGTCCGCGAAGCTGGCCAGTCTCAAAAGAACCATTGAAGCCCGGCACGGGATGCCCTGGCATGCTGCCATTCTCCGCAGTATCAACAAAAAAAGACAGTTCGGCTTCTCTGAATTTGAAACCTATGCCAACTATGTGTACAGCAGGAACAGCGCCGCTGTGCTGCTCAGAAACGCCAACAATAAATCCCTTAGCACCCCGGTTGCAGCACTAGGACAAGAACGGATTCAAAGACTCGCCCGTACCTACCGTTCGCTGTCCTTCCATCAGCGCAAGGGGTATTCCACTCCGGCTAAGCCCTAA
- a CDS encoding sugar phosphate nucleotidyltransferase, whose protein sequence is MHTILLCGGSGQRLWPLSGSIRSKMFLQLLPAPDGGTESMIGRVCRQLAHAGLDGSVLFVAHQEQLAITRRYTGNKYPVIGEPYKRGTFTAAASGALHLHSTGKAKPEDIICVAPADMYADEDFFRLFHQFPDILASSQAELLLLGTKPAYPSDQYGYIVPAQGGREAYARVLSFAEKPDIAKARELMQEHALWNCGIFAFRLSFLLAHLQKIGLPTDQTAFVAQYPGLPVRSFDKEVAERSSKAAVVRHEGEWSDLGSWDTLTARLHSPVIGEGGLWGDCRDTHVVNELNVPLHVIGVPGIVAIGSPEGILIAAKKDANTIKDILQEHSVKAPMYGETGWGSYTVLDRTANGTSLVLTIMLTLLPEHGIPEMDGQHAAKTWMIVSGHGEVAVNGAAAAASAGGIFTMTRGERHAIRAFSDMKLIEVRISEPGDDGRVYGS, encoded by the coding sequence TTGCATACTATTCTTCTATGCGGTGGCTCCGGCCAGCGCCTCTGGCCTCTATCCGGCAGCATCCGGTCCAAAATGTTCCTCCAGCTGCTCCCTGCACCGGACGGAGGCACAGAGTCCATGATCGGACGGGTATGCCGTCAGCTCGCTCATGCCGGACTGGACGGATCCGTATTGTTCGTTGCGCATCAGGAGCAGCTGGCCATCACCCGCCGGTATACCGGAAACAAATATCCGGTAATCGGGGAGCCTTATAAACGCGGCACATTTACAGCAGCCGCGTCAGGTGCCCTGCATCTGCACTCCACAGGAAAGGCTAAACCGGAGGATATCATCTGCGTCGCTCCGGCTGATATGTATGCGGACGAAGACTTCTTCCGGCTGTTTCATCAATTTCCGGATATCCTGGCATCCTCACAGGCAGAGCTCCTCCTGCTTGGAACTAAACCTGCCTATCCTTCGGATCAATACGGCTATATTGTCCCGGCGCAAGGGGGCCGGGAGGCATATGCCCGGGTACTTTCTTTTGCAGAGAAGCCGGACATAGCCAAAGCCCGGGAGCTGATGCAGGAACATGCTTTATGGAACTGCGGGATATTCGCGTTCCGGCTTAGCTTCCTGCTGGCACATCTGCAGAAAATAGGCTTGCCCACTGATCAAACGGCATTTGTTGCGCAATATCCCGGACTCCCCGTCCGCAGCTTTGACAAGGAAGTGGCGGAGCGCAGCTCCAAGGCTGCCGTTGTACGGCATGAAGGGGAGTGGTCCGATCTGGGAAGCTGGGATACGCTGACTGCCCGGCTGCACTCACCGGTGATTGGAGAAGGAGGCCTATGGGGAGACTGCCGGGACACCCATGTTGTCAATGAACTGAATGTTCCCCTGCATGTAATCGGTGTCCCCGGCATAGTCGCCATAGGTAGTCCCGAAGGTATCCTGATCGCGGCCAAGAAGGATGCAAATACTATCAAGGACATCCTGCAAGAGCATTCCGTTAAGGCGCCGATGTATGGTGAGACCGGCTGGGGCAGCTATACCGTCCTGGACCGGACGGCAAACGGCACCAGCCTGGTACTTACAATAATGTTGACACTGCTGCCGGAACACGGCATACCGGAAATGGACGGTCAGCATGCTGCCAAAACATGGATGATTGTGTCCGGCCACGGAGAGGTCGCGGTGAACGGAGCCGCTGCCGCTGCATCGGCTGGCGGGATATTTACAATGACCCGTGGGGAACGGCATGCGATCAGAGCTTTCAGCGACATGAAGCTTATTGAGGTACGGATTAGTGAGCCCGGCGATGACGGGCGTGTATATGGCAGCTGA
- a CDS encoding glycoside hydrolase family 2 TIM barrel-domain containing protein — MSLKKKLSNGWQFSKQPLHSELAKVAADADWMPVTLPHDWLIYDTRNLYGNGDGWYRTCLRFDEVPADELVSLRFEGVYMNSTLYVNGQVAGEWKYGYSTFEFDITPYLIAGDNEVYMRVIHESPNSRWYSGAGIYRPVWLKTAPKTHIAADGIYIAARAADGEAWTVDVDVELHIAEAAAAGTKLKLRHSILDAQGTVIAAGTSEVPALQGGLTVHTHSRLTVDQPLLWDITSPHLYTLQSELLADDEVIEVEKERFGFRTMELDSDKGFFLNGRHVKIYGVCQHHDLGALGAAVNKAALRRQFVLLQEMGVNAIRTAHNMPAVELMELADEMGLLIVSEAFDMWERSKTPYDYARFYPEWWKRDIASWVRRDRNRPSLLMWSIGNEIYDTHADSRGQELTRELQEEVLVHDPRGNAFVTIGSNYMPWENAQKCADIVKVAGYNYAEKYYEQHHREHPDWIIYGSETCSTVQSRGVYHFPLAQSVLADDDQQCSSLGNSSTSWGAKSTEACITADRDASFSLGQFLWTGFDYIGEPTPYHTKNSYFGQLDTAGFPKDSYYIYQAEWTDYRTHPMIHIFPYWDFSQGQLIDVRVCSNAPRIELFLNEVSQGSVDIDHVHGHKLLGEWQLPYADGVLRAAAYDEQGNVIAEDQISSFGDAASLVLTPDKQEIAADGTDLIFVTVSTLDQSGRPVANANNRVHLSIEGPGRLIGLDNGDSTDYDSYKGVSRRLFSGKLLAVIAGTLEAGTITLRVASADLASAELKLQAVLPAPGTIAEDELYLYAHNPLEADASPGNPESSKEGGIPVRKLELICPEGNILTPERPSLPVRVKLHPQGAAWQDVEWRITNAAGIDANIATIETSGHEAVITALGDGDVYIRCGTANGADGIRLYSQMEFKLTGLGQAYLNPYEFVSSGFHSSHSRNLTNGNERGVATAREGESRICFERIDFGEDGADEIVLPIFSLDDQEFPIEIWEGVPGENGAELLTTVTYQKPSRWNVYQEERYTLPKRLTGITSLSFVLRKKIHLKGFSFVRRHKAFERLAALANSAVYGDAFTITEDAIEGIGNNVSLIFAGMDFGGAECSRVVICGRSALANNTMQILFSGPAGESKQLIEFAGSASYTEREFTLEPPVSGSQTVTFLFLPGSRFDFKWFQFLPSV; from the coding sequence ATGAGTCTAAAAAAGAAACTCAGCAATGGCTGGCAGTTCAGCAAGCAGCCGCTTCATTCGGAGCTTGCCAAGGTGGCCGCAGATGCGGACTGGATGCCGGTTACGCTGCCGCATGATTGGCTGATCTATGATACCCGCAATCTCTACGGGAACGGGGATGGCTGGTACCGCACCTGCCTCCGGTTCGATGAAGTGCCGGCGGATGAGCTTGTGTCCCTGCGTTTCGAGGGAGTGTATATGAACTCGACGCTATATGTGAACGGACAGGTAGCGGGAGAGTGGAAATACGGATATTCCACCTTTGAATTCGATATCACCCCGTACCTGATAGCGGGAGACAATGAAGTCTATATGCGTGTGATCCACGAATCGCCTAATTCCCGCTGGTACTCCGGCGCCGGAATTTACCGGCCGGTCTGGCTGAAGACGGCGCCGAAGACGCATATCGCCGCTGACGGGATCTATATTGCGGCCAGAGCAGCGGATGGTGAGGCCTGGACTGTAGACGTGGATGTTGAGCTGCATATCGCTGAAGCTGCGGCGGCGGGCACGAAGCTGAAGCTGCGGCATAGTATTCTGGATGCGCAAGGAACGGTAATTGCCGCAGGAACCTCTGAGGTACCTGCGCTTCAGGGCGGTTTAACCGTACATACCCACAGCCGTCTGACTGTTGACCAGCCTCTGCTATGGGATATTACCAGTCCCCATCTCTACACACTGCAATCAGAACTGCTGGCAGACGATGAGGTTATTGAAGTGGAGAAGGAGCGCTTCGGCTTCCGGACGATGGAGCTGGACAGCGACAAGGGCTTCTTCCTCAACGGCCGTCATGTCAAAATATACGGAGTCTGCCAGCATCACGACCTTGGCGCTCTGGGCGCTGCTGTGAACAAGGCGGCGCTGCGCCGCCAGTTCGTCCTGCTGCAGGAAATGGGCGTCAATGCGATCCGTACCGCGCATAATATGCCCGCTGTGGAGCTTATGGAGCTGGCCGATGAAATGGGGCTGCTGATCGTGTCGGAAGCCTTCGACATGTGGGAGCGCAGCAAGACGCCTTATGACTATGCCCGGTTCTACCCGGAGTGGTGGAAGCGCGATATCGCCAGCTGGGTGCGGCGTGACCGCAACCGTCCAAGCCTGCTGATGTGGAGCATCGGCAACGAGATTTACGATACCCACGCTGACAGCCGCGGCCAGGAGCTTACCCGGGAGCTGCAGGAGGAAGTGCTGGTTCATGACCCGAGGGGCAATGCGTTCGTTACCATCGGCTCAAATTATATGCCTTGGGAGAATGCGCAGAAATGCGCTGATATCGTCAAGGTGGCAGGCTACAACTATGCGGAGAAATATTATGAGCAGCATCACCGGGAGCATCCGGACTGGATAATCTACGGCAGTGAGACCTGCTCGACAGTGCAGAGCCGGGGAGTCTATCATTTCCCGCTGGCTCAATCTGTTCTGGCCGATGATGATCAGCAGTGCTCTTCTCTAGGGAACAGTTCTACCAGCTGGGGCGCCAAAAGCACGGAGGCCTGCATCACCGCAGACCGGGATGCTTCCTTCTCGCTGGGGCAGTTTCTCTGGACGGGCTTTGACTATATCGGGGAGCCTACTCCTTATCACACTAAGAACTCTTACTTCGGACAGCTGGATACCGCCGGTTTCCCTAAGGATTCCTATTATATCTATCAGGCGGAATGGACAGATTACCGTACTCATCCGATGATTCATATATTCCCATATTGGGATTTCTCGCAGGGCCAGCTGATTGATGTGCGGGTCTGCTCGAATGCTCCGCGCATCGAGCTGTTCTTGAATGAAGTCTCGCAGGGCAGCGTGGATATCGATCATGTCCACGGACATAAGCTACTTGGAGAATGGCAGCTGCCCTACGCGGACGGTGTCCTGCGTGCAGCTGCTTATGATGAGCAGGGGAATGTAATTGCGGAGGATCAGATTTCCTCCTTCGGGGATGCAGCTTCGCTGGTGTTAACTCCTGACAAGCAGGAGATTGCCGCAGACGGTACGGACCTTATCTTCGTAACGGTCAGCACGCTGGATCAGTCGGGGCGTCCGGTAGCGAATGCCAATAACCGGGTTCACCTCAGTATTGAAGGTCCCGGACGACTGATCGGTCTGGATAACGGGGACAGCACGGACTATGATTCCTACAAAGGCGTAAGCCGCCGTCTGTTCAGCGGTAAGCTGCTGGCAGTGATTGCCGGCACACTGGAGGCCGGAACCATCACCCTGCGTGTGGCTTCTGCGGATCTGGCTTCTGCTGAGCTTAAACTGCAAGCGGTGCTTCCTGCACCGGGAACGATCGCCGAAGATGAGCTGTATCTGTATGCGCATAATCCGCTGGAGGCGGATGCGTCCCCCGGTAATCCGGAGAGCAGCAAGGAAGGGGGAATCCCTGTCCGCAAGCTGGAGCTTATCTGCCCTGAGGGTAATATTCTGACGCCGGAGCGTCCGTCGCTTCCTGTCCGTGTGAAGCTTCATCCGCAGGGTGCCGCCTGGCAGGATGTCGAGTGGCGGATTACGAACGCCGCTGGCATTGATGCCAATATCGCCACCATCGAGACCAGCGGCCATGAAGCGGTAATCACGGCCTTGGGTGACGGGGATGTATACATCCGCTGCGGGACAGCCAACGGTGCTGACGGGATTCGCCTCTATTCACAAATGGAATTCAAGCTCACGGGTCTTGGCCAGGCTTATCTGAATCCGTATGAGTTTGTCTCTTCCGGATTCCACAGCAGCCACAGCCGGAATCTGACCAACGGCAATGAACGCGGTGTTGCCACAGCCCGGGAAGGGGAGAGCCGGATATGCTTCGAACGGATCGACTTCGGGGAAGATGGAGCCGATGAGATTGTTCTGCCAATCTTCTCGCTGGATGATCAGGAATTCCCGATAGAAATATGGGAAGGTGTTCCCGGGGAGAACGGTGCCGAACTGCTCACCACAGTGACTTACCAGAAGCCGTCCCGCTGGAACGTATATCAGGAGGAACGCTACACGCTGCCCAAACGGTTGACGGGCATCACTTCACTGTCCTTCGTCCTGCGGAAGAAGATTCATCTGAAGGGCTTCTCGTTTGTCCGCAGGCACAAGGCGTTCGAGCGTCTTGCTGCACTGGCCAACAGTGCGGTTTACGGGGATGCCTTCACAATAACAGAGGACGCCATTGAAGGGATCGGCAACAATGTCTCGCTTATATTTGCCGGGATGGACTTTGGCGGGGCGGAATGCTCAAGGGTAGTCATCTGCGGACGCTCAGCGCTTGCGAACAATACAATGCAGATTCTGTTCAGCGGTCCTGCCGGTGAATCCAAGCAGCTGATTGAATTTGCCGGAAGCGCCAGCTACACGGAGCGTGAATTCACTCTGGAGCCGCCGGTAAGCGGCAGCCAGACCGTCACATTCCTGTTCCTGCCGGGCAGCCGGTTTGACTTCAAGTGGTTCCAGTTTCTGCCGTCCGTATAG